The following proteins are co-located in the Acinetobacter sp. NCu2D-2 genome:
- a CDS encoding MlaA family lipoprotein: MRLTSYLYISLFSVLSLSSAWAADESQSNLSKSAKIKERVSTNIQHLKEQINVDANAAQSDEVKDPFQAINRKIYGFNDVLDQNIARPLAVQYVAKFPSDVRDSARLFRKNLGEPWNALNQLMQGRLVRSAQTLGRFSINTITTLGLADVATHFGLPSEEEDFGTTLGYFGVPSGPYVMLPVLGPSSFRDTVGRVVDSQARPQKYILEDHDEIYYPEQIWRGIDARSQVLDIDQVLQGDKYAQLRDIYLQRQSFTIAQKKGLEEESLFRNDDFDTEDFEEDSSESIVESSDEAES; the protein is encoded by the coding sequence ATGCGCTTAACCTCTTATCTATATATAAGTTTATTTTCTGTTTTATCCCTATCTTCCGCTTGGGCTGCAGATGAATCTCAATCTAATTTAAGTAAGTCTGCAAAAATCAAAGAACGCGTGTCTACAAATATTCAGCATTTAAAAGAACAAATAAATGTTGATGCAAATGCAGCCCAATCTGATGAAGTAAAAGATCCGTTCCAAGCCATTAATAGAAAAATTTACGGATTTAATGATGTCTTAGACCAAAATATTGCCCGCCCTCTTGCGGTTCAATATGTTGCTAAATTTCCATCGGATGTTCGTGATTCGGCACGCTTGTTTAGAAAGAACTTAGGTGAGCCATGGAATGCTTTAAACCAATTAATGCAAGGTCGTCTAGTACGCTCAGCTCAAACTCTTGGTCGTTTTTCAATTAATACCATTACGACATTAGGTCTTGCTGATGTTGCCACACATTTCGGCCTGCCTTCTGAAGAAGAAGACTTTGGTACAACACTCGGCTACTTTGGTGTACCTTCTGGTCCTTACGTTATGCTACCTGTGTTAGGTCCTAGTTCATTCCGAGATACTGTAGGACGTGTCGTTGATAGCCAAGCTCGACCACAAAAATATATTCTTGAAGACCATGACGAAATTTATTATCCAGAACAAATCTGGCGTGGAATTGATGCCCGCTCTCAAGTTTTAGATATAGATCAAGTTTTACAAGGCGATAAGTACGCTCAATTGCGTGATATTTATTTACAACGCCAAAGCTTTACTATCGCGCAGAAAAAAGGTCTAGAAGAAGAAAGCTTATTTAGGAATGATGATTTTGATACTGAAGACTTTGAAGAAGACTCATCTGAATCTATAGTAGAGTCTTCTGACGAAGCAGAATCTTGA
- the gigA gene encoding RsbU family protein phosphatase GigA: MYFIQPTRDISYLEQVIDALPEVQMIFLEDRELYDPTIITIADVHDYLKYKWSLPTIVLALENEGNELAQAWEQGALAGWIWNKLPANPVNALKKIDAQYKRNQDSRDLPSAADLQKRLLPNPIDLTNYKVETLFQPSAYLSGDWYDYWKISDKEVMFYLADVSGHGVTSSLLTSWMAAFHGRSKTPRELIKKLNGMLVQENIEKHITMIAGILNLETHTIKWSSAGHYPPPIIFEPNEAPKILSTSSFPLGLTEELEVQEQECILTKNARFIICSDGALELYDGGLSEQFAQLVNHLQNQSFQAPEHVADDIAILSLRRII, encoded by the coding sequence ATGTATTTCATTCAACCCACTCGTGATATTTCATACTTAGAGCAAGTCATTGATGCTTTACCTGAAGTACAGATGATTTTCCTCGAAGATCGAGAGTTGTATGATCCTACGATTATTACTATTGCGGATGTCCACGACTATTTAAAATATAAATGGTCTCTACCTACAATTGTTCTGGCTTTAGAAAATGAAGGGAATGAACTGGCTCAAGCATGGGAACAAGGTGCTTTAGCGGGTTGGATTTGGAATAAACTTCCAGCCAATCCCGTCAATGCACTTAAAAAAATTGATGCCCAATATAAACGTAATCAAGATAGTCGTGACCTCCCTTCCGCTGCTGACCTGCAAAAACGTTTACTTCCAAATCCGATTGATTTAACCAATTATAAAGTTGAAACCTTATTCCAACCTTCTGCTTATTTATCTGGAGATTGGTATGACTACTGGAAAATTAGCGATAAAGAAGTGATGTTTTACTTGGCAGATGTCTCAGGACATGGTGTGACCAGTTCATTATTAACTTCTTGGATGGCTGCTTTTCATGGTCGTTCAAAAACGCCACGTGAATTAATTAAAAAATTAAATGGCATGTTGGTACAGGAAAATATTGAAAAGCACATCACCATGATTGCTGGCATTTTGAATCTTGAAACCCACACAATTAAGTGGTCAAGTGCTGGGCATTATCCACCACCGATTATCTTTGAACCTAATGAAGCACCCAAAATTCTATCGACTAGTAGCTTCCCTTTAGGCTTAACCGAAGAACTTGAGGTTCAAGAACAAGAATGTATTTTGACCAAAAATGCACGTTTTATTATCTGCTCTGATGGTGCGCTTGAGCTATATGATGGCGGTCTTAGCGAACAGTTCGCTCAACTGGTAAATCATCTTCAAAATCAATCATTTCAAGCACCTGAACATGTTGCAGATGACATCGCCATCTTAAGTTTAAGAAGAATAATTTAA
- the gigB gene encoding anti-anti-sigma factor GigB, which translates to MSTGHVEYASLNGTHIFKLIGEVRAQSCISLDKLLNKIEQQDGVVGAIVDLTETSFIDSTVLGILAKLGLKLKQAHQIQAVMLSTNSDITTLANSMGLGQVFVILDYCGDPNVCTRALIDEHITHRNMLSTVLDAHKTLMKLNESNQNMFEPLVKQLQKEQENLDNLSQQNV; encoded by the coding sequence ATGTCAACAGGTCATGTTGAATATGCAAGTTTGAATGGAACGCATATTTTTAAGCTTATTGGCGAAGTGCGTGCCCAATCTTGTATTAGTCTAGACAAACTTTTAAACAAAATTGAACAGCAAGACGGTGTTGTCGGTGCGATTGTCGATCTTACCGAAACCAGTTTTATTGATAGTACTGTGCTTGGCATTCTTGCCAAACTTGGTTTAAAGCTAAAACAGGCACATCAAATTCAAGCAGTCATGCTGTCTACAAACTCCGATATCACAACTTTGGCAAATAGCATGGGCTTAGGTCAGGTTTTCGTGATTTTGGATTATTGTGGTGATCCAAATGTATGTACTCGTGCGTTAATCGATGAGCATATTACTCACCGTAATATGCTGAGCACTGTTTTAGATGCTCACAAAACACTAATGAAGCTTAATGAAAGCAATCAAAATATGTTTGAGCCATTAGTGAAACAACTTCAAAAAGAGCAAGAAAACTTAGATAACTTGTCTCAACAAAACGTATGA
- a CDS encoding carbon-nitrogen hydrolase family protein produces MTLLSVAQMNSQNDIDANFVVIESLMQQSKADGAELIVFPENFVCFAAGKQRETAARFEEIQQRLERLAQQYQLWIVAGTLPCPFRPDGSIIEDGRVRTVSLCISPEKTEARYDKIHLFDVQVGDAVGGYQESAFFEPGNELVVAKTPFGNIGMMVCYDLRFPELALKLRAQGANILTTPAAFTYTTGQMHWQLLLQARAMDSQCQVLGAAQQGWHGEKRQTWGHASAANSRGQLLDMIHTEGAQLITVPFDLDEQKQVRESMPLIQHRTLIEL; encoded by the coding sequence ATGACTTTACTTTCCGTTGCACAAATGAATTCACAAAACGATATTGATGCCAATTTCGTTGTGATTGAATCCTTGATGCAGCAAAGTAAAGCTGATGGTGCAGAGCTAATTGTTTTTCCCGAAAACTTTGTTTGTTTTGCCGCAGGCAAGCAACGTGAAACTGCAGCTCGGTTTGAAGAAATTCAACAACGTCTCGAAAGACTTGCACAGCAATACCAACTTTGGATCGTTGCAGGCACTCTCCCATGCCCGTTTCGTCCAGATGGTTCTATCATTGAAGATGGTCGAGTGCGTACTGTCAGTTTATGTATCAGTCCCGAAAAAACTGAAGCGCGTTATGACAAAATTCACTTGTTCGATGTGCAAGTCGGCGATGCGGTGGGCGGTTATCAAGAATCAGCTTTTTTTGAGCCGGGTAATGAATTAGTGGTTGCCAAAACACCTTTTGGTAATATTGGCATGATGGTCTGCTATGACCTACGCTTTCCTGAGTTAGCTTTAAAATTACGTGCCCAAGGTGCCAATATTTTAACTACGCCTGCTGCATTTACTTACACCACCGGACAGATGCACTGGCAATTATTGCTTCAAGCTCGTGCTATGGATAGTCAATGTCAGGTTTTAGGTGCAGCACAACAAGGTTGGCATGGTGAAAAGCGTCAAACTTGGGGACATGCTTCTGCCGCAAACAGTCGCGGACAACTTTTAGATATGATTCATACTGAAGGTGCACAATTAATTACTGTCCCTTTTGATTTAGATGAACAAAAGCAGGTACGTGAATCGATGCCTTTGATTCAACATCGCACTTTAATTGAACTTTAA
- a CDS encoding organic hydroperoxide resistance protein, producing MALEKAVYTAHAKATGGRDGRATSSDGSFDIQLAVPKEMGGSGGGANPEQLFAAGYSACFLGAMKFVASRDKISLSKDAYIEGDVGIGPIPNGFGIEVTLNIHLEGMDAAEAQKLVDAAHIVCPYSNATRGNIDVTLNVIT from the coding sequence ATGGCATTAGAAAAAGCAGTATATACGGCTCACGCCAAAGCCACTGGTGGCCGCGATGGTCGTGCAACATCTTCAGATGGCAGTTTTGATATTCAACTTGCTGTTCCTAAGGAAATGGGTGGTTCAGGTGGTGGAGCCAATCCTGAACAGCTTTTTGCAGCCGGCTATTCGGCGTGTTTCTTAGGCGCAATGAAATTTGTTGCAAGTCGCGATAAAATTAGTCTGAGTAAAGATGCTTATATTGAAGGTGATGTAGGAATTGGTCCTATTCCAAATGGTTTTGGTATCGAAGTGACTCTGAATATTCATTTAGAAGGCATGGACGCTGCTGAAGCACAAAAGCTTGTAGATGCTGCACATATTGTATGTCCATATTCTAATGCGACACGTGGCAATATTGATGTCACCTTGAACGTTATTACCTAA
- the gspE gene encoding type II secretion system ATPase GspE: MQVLKQLQIPYSFAKRHGVLLRYEGDQAIIVRRENTSMLALQEARRVLGHPAQYQLCTEQEFNQLLSSSFAGDSGESQQVAAGLEDHPDLMSLADSVPEAEDLMDQEDDAPIVRLINALLSEAIRVGASDIHIESFEKKLSVRLRVDGQLREIVQPRRELAPLLVSRIKVMAKLDIAEKRIPQDGRISLRLAGREVDVRVSTLPSSYGERVVMRLLDKQAGRLNMTHLGLMNNDYDRLKTLVHRPHGIILVTGPTGSGKTTTLYAALSDLNDGSKNILTAEDPIEYQLEGIGQTQVNTKVDMTFARALKAMLRQDPDVVMVGEIRDLETAEIAVQASLTGHLVLSTLHTNTAIGAVTRLKDMGIEPFLLSSSLIGVIAQRLVRTLCSHCATWHQADEFEQGLFAHLHSGSQLELPKPKGCERCSHTGFTGRTAIYEIVPVDDHMRRLIHGNAAEYEIENYARQLSGSIRDDGLRKVLTGKTTVEEVLRVTNEAGE; the protein is encoded by the coding sequence ATGCAAGTACTTAAACAATTACAAATTCCTTATAGTTTTGCCAAACGCCATGGTGTGCTGCTTCGCTATGAAGGAGATCAAGCGATTATTGTGCGTCGTGAGAATACCTCTATGCTTGCATTACAGGAAGCGCGTCGTGTACTTGGACATCCTGCACAATATCAACTTTGTACCGAACAAGAATTTAATCAACTGCTCAGCAGTAGTTTTGCAGGGGATAGTGGAGAATCACAACAAGTTGCAGCGGGACTTGAAGATCATCCTGATTTAATGAGTCTTGCAGATTCAGTTCCTGAAGCTGAAGATTTGATGGATCAGGAAGATGATGCGCCCATTGTCCGTTTAATCAATGCATTGTTATCAGAAGCTATTCGAGTCGGTGCTTCTGATATTCATATTGAATCTTTTGAAAAAAAATTATCAGTACGTTTACGTGTCGATGGACAGCTTCGCGAGATTGTACAACCGCGTCGTGAACTTGCTCCGCTTTTGGTATCGCGTATTAAAGTCATGGCCAAACTAGATATTGCGGAGAAACGTATTCCACAAGATGGTCGTATCTCTTTACGTCTTGCAGGGCGTGAGGTAGATGTCCGTGTTTCGACCTTGCCATCATCTTATGGCGAACGTGTGGTGATGCGTCTTCTCGATAAGCAAGCGGGTCGACTCAATATGACTCATTTGGGTTTAATGAATAATGATTATGATCGCTTAAAAACATTGGTGCATCGCCCACATGGGATTATCTTGGTCACAGGGCCAACAGGTTCAGGTAAAACCACAACCTTATATGCTGCACTTTCTGATTTAAATGATGGCTCTAAGAATATCTTGACGGCCGAAGATCCAATTGAATATCAACTGGAAGGAATTGGACAAACTCAGGTCAACACTAAAGTGGATATGACATTTGCCCGTGCCTTAAAAGCGATGCTGCGTCAGGATCCCGATGTAGTGATGGTCGGTGAGATCCGAGATTTGGAAACTGCAGAAATTGCCGTACAAGCCTCTCTTACAGGTCATTTGGTGTTATCTACATTACATACCAATACTGCCATTGGTGCAGTGACCCGTTTAAAAGATATGGGCATCGAGCCATTTTTATTGTCCAGCTCACTCATTGGGGTGATTGCGCAGCGTTTGGTGCGAACCTTGTGTTCACATTGTGCCACTTGGCATCAAGCTGATGAGTTTGAGCAAGGATTATTTGCCCATTTGCATTCAGGTTCTCAGTTAGAATTGCCTAAGCCTAAAGGCTGTGAGCGTTGCAGCCATACAGGTTTTACAGGACGAACTGCAATTTATGAGATTGTGCCTGTCGATGATCATATGCGCCGTCTGATTCATGGTAATGCCGCTGAATATGAAATTGAAAATTATGCTCGTCAACTTTCCGGCTCTATTCGTGATGATGGATTGCGTAAAGTCTTAACAGGTAAAACGACCGTTGAAGAAGTCCTGCGTGTAACCAATGAAGCAGGTGAATAA
- a CDS encoding mechanosensitive ion channel family protein — MANSSISGEVTNSLKGIFTNINTDRLTEILVAVVLSFIGFLVARFISNAFIRTIGTRFNAHQQLVWRRGIFYFIFLIFVMASLKEAGFKLSVFLGAAGILTVALGFASQTSASNLISGMFLIGEGSFEVGDTIQLTLIRGHTVEGEVISIDLLSVKLLTNDNVYVRVPNEQLIRAPVHNLSKFPIRRIPITLAINFHEDIIKVREVLLDVANKYPLVLADPKPAVTVTAFRESSIELLFAVWCQQENFLKVKDEMHERIRNGFVENQIEIPVPKMGFVGQPPSQALDNEEIDQYSNAQELKREPDLK; from the coding sequence ATGGCTAATTCAAGCATTTCAGGCGAAGTCACCAATAGCCTCAAAGGAATTTTCACCAATATCAATACCGATCGTTTGACGGAAATCTTAGTTGCGGTCGTTTTAAGTTTTATTGGTTTTTTAGTCGCTCGCTTTATATCAAATGCTTTTATTCGCACCATTGGTACGCGCTTCAATGCACATCAGCAGTTGGTTTGGCGTCGCGGGATTTTCTATTTTATTTTCTTGATCTTCGTGATGGCGAGCCTGAAAGAAGCGGGTTTTAAACTTAGTGTATTTTTAGGTGCTGCTGGTATTTTAACAGTTGCATTGGGTTTCGCTTCACAAACCTCAGCTTCAAACTTAATCAGCGGTATGTTCTTGATTGGTGAAGGCTCATTTGAAGTCGGTGATACCATTCAACTGACGCTTATTCGTGGACATACGGTTGAAGGCGAAGTGATTTCCATTGACCTTCTCTCTGTCAAACTTCTGACCAATGACAATGTTTATGTGCGTGTTCCGAATGAACAATTGATTCGAGCTCCTGTACACAACCTGTCGAAATTCCCAATACGGCGCATTCCGATTACTCTCGCCATTAATTTCCATGAAGACATTATTAAAGTACGTGAAGTGCTATTGGATGTTGCTAATAAATATCCATTGGTTTTGGCCGACCCAAAACCTGCGGTGACTGTAACTGCGTTTCGTGAGTCTTCAATTGAACTGTTATTTGCTGTTTGGTGTCAGCAAGAGAACTTCTTAAAAGTGAAAGATGAAATGCACGAACGCATTCGTAATGGTTTTGTGGAAAATCAGATTGAAATTCCTGTGCCGAAAATGGGCT